TGTGACAAGGACCACCAGTCTTTTTCATCATTCCATCATCACTAGACAAATGACCTGCAGATAAGGTTTTGTTCCTTAATGGTTTAAATAGCTTCTTTTTCTTTAACGCTTCTTCTTGTCTTGTAAAAAGTGAAGCCCCATAAAGCATTTCTCTATCGCTAGGCTTTTTAGCTGCTCTTTTAGGGTTCTCTTCAATTGTAGATCTAAAGTCGACTTTTTGAGGAGGATTATTGTCTACCAACCGATAAGCCTCACCATTTGCATCGATTGCATTTTCCGGAGGCATGTCTTCAGGGTAAAAATCAGGATAATCGCACATATTTAATTGAACTTGTCACATAAAACATTGTTGCATAGTAAAGAGCATTTACTTATTTATCAATGGGCTGACTCGTGAATGTGTGATGGACATCGATTCGCTAGAGATATCACTTCCCCAAAAGCAACGTTGATTAGACAACGCAGAAACGCCAACAGCACCTGATCCCATGAAAGGATCACAAACTAACTCTCCTTCAGTACTGCTTTGCTTTATGAGTATGTCCATTAATTCTACAGGCTTTTCTGTCGGATAGCCTCTATGTATCCTGGGTACTTGCAATATATCAGGAGTGCTTAGGTCATTTAACTTTCTTTTACCTTTTTCAAAGAATAGAATAAATTCGTAGCGGGCGCGATAATGGTAACCCATACCAATCTTCATTTTGTCCCATACGATCGGTTTCCAAAATTTGAAACCAATTGATTCCGCTATTGGTTTAACGATAAACGCAGTTTCTTGATCACAAAAAAGATAGAAGTGGGAATTTTTCTTTAGAACTCTATATATTTCAATAAATAGTTCTTCGAACCTATCATTAGGAAAAATCTCGAACCATTGGTTGCTTGATGCTTTGCTGTTTTTAAGCCTCGTTGTCGTTCCGACTTTACGGTGCTTCTCTAATGATTCATATGGTGGATCAGTAATAAGTAAATCAATTGATGAGTCATCAATTGTTTTTAGCCATTCAACTGCATCTAGCTCATATAAACTACACTGTAATTTTTTAGTACTATTATTCAACAACTTAAACTTACCCATACTGATAATGTCACATCATTCAAAAAACGATGCATTCTATACGAAATTGATTGCAAAATCAGGTTTAAATTTTGATAGATAAATGTCATCAAATAGATATTTCCAATGATGCTTAACACTGTTTCTGAGTTGTATAGGATTTCCCAGAAATTTAGTAGGTTATAAGCAATCAATTTTATTTCTAAGTTTTTTATATATTGTTGCAGCGTCATAACCCCATGATGCTTTAAAGCGTATCAACTTGTGCTGCCCATCAAGAGCTTCATTTACATACTTATCTCGCTTCTTTCGGTCAGCTCGCTCATGTGAACGATCATCTAGCTCAATCACACATATAATTTTCGTGGTGCTGTCAGTCACAACAAAATCCATGCGCTTTGCCCACGTTCTTGAGTTGTTTTTCCATTCCACAGGCTGAATTAGAGCCATTAATGATGTTTGGCAATGAATCATGTAGTCATCAGGGAGCGCTTTGCGAAGGGCAATATAGAAATTACGTTCATTCTTTGAAGTAAGATACTCTGAACGTTTATGCTCAACTTTGTCGGATGATTTATCTACTTTAGCAGGAGTGATAGGTTGCTTGTTCCCATCCGCATAAGGCGGAGAAGCATCTACTGAATGTAGAGAAGGGCGTCGTCTTATTGGTTCAACTTTAGGCTCGACTCTAGCCTTATTTACCCACGGCTCTTTTTCGGGCGAATCTTCTTTCAATTTATAGACAACATAACCAATTGCTAGTAACCCAATCAATAACAAAAACACAGTGACCTCCTTGATATAATCAACAAGGAGCATACTTTGTTTGTTTCTCAGATTATAAAGCTTTTGTTCTATAGTGTTATCAAAAGCAAGTAATGCGCTTTGGACTAATCGAAATGATCTAACGCACTACGTTTATTTACTCATTTTGATCCTACAAGCAAGCTTATAGCGACCAAAATCGAGTTGATTATAGAATTGTTGTCTTAATAACGACCTTTAATTCTTTCTTAACCTGATTCGTACCCTCTGAGCGAAAGATAGCGCCGAGCCACGGTATATCCATGAGCAGTGGAACACCCGAAACAGACTTTCTTTCCTCACTAGAGATTAAGCCACCTAGAGCAATGGTTTGCTGGTCTTGAACTTTAACTACTGTGCTTAATGTTCGCTTATTGGTGATGATGTCAGCCGCTATGACAGAATTAGTAACTGAGCTAGATTCTTGGTTTATAACCAGTACTACATGGTCGCCCATAACATGGGGTGTAACTTCTAGTGAGACACCTACATCTTTACGTTCTATCTGTTGAATTGTGTTACCGCCATCTGTCACTTCACTTGATGTTAGGAAAGGGACGT
This Vibrio gallaecicus DNA region includes the following protein-coding sequences:
- a CDS encoding DNA-methyltransferase; translated protein: MGKFKLLNNSTKKLQCSLYELDAVEWLKTIDDSSIDLLITDPPYESLEKHRKVGTTTRLKNSKASSNQWFEIFPNDRFEELFIEIYRVLKKNSHFYLFCDQETAFIVKPIAESIGFKFWKPIVWDKMKIGMGYHYRARYEFILFFEKGKRKLNDLSTPDILQVPRIHRGYPTEKPVELMDILIKQSSTEGELVCDPFMGSGAVGVSALSNQRCFWGSDISSESMSITHSRVSPLINK
- a CDS encoding DUF2726 domain-containing protein, which translates into the protein MFLLLIGLLAIGYVVYKLKEDSPEKEPWVNKARVEPKVEPIRRRPSLHSVDASPPYADGNKQPITPAKVDKSSDKVEHKRSEYLTSKNERNFYIALRKALPDDYMIHCQTSLMALIQPVEWKNNSRTWAKRMDFVVTDSTTKIICVIELDDRSHERADRKKRDKYVNEALDGQHKLIRFKASWGYDAATIYKKLRNKIDCL